Proteins encoded by one window of Vitis riparia cultivar Riparia Gloire de Montpellier isolate 1030 chromosome 11, EGFV_Vit.rip_1.0, whole genome shotgun sequence:
- the LOC117925694 gene encoding putative protein TPRXL: protein MAASSRRSSGPVLGSFSRSGKFNSSPIPSSSSSAFASSSSGFSSRTTGFFQRSASRTKVNLYGSAPSSPSVRFSLDRPISPSRSISATPRTQVVKKHTNPLSAPSTPKRSCMCSPTTHPGSFRCSLHKGFNNHSAPYSSNRLNARRSAMTNSLVRIGTVEGDLVKRALAALIRPSSHQQRRRSGFQPRPSRLSNMSKAEDL from the coding sequence atggcggCTTCCTCTAGAAGATCGAGCGGACCAGTACTAGGGTCATTCTCTCGTTCTGGAAAATTCAACTCTTCGCCCATTCCCTCCTCATCTTCCTCTGCCTTCGCTTCCTCAAGCTCCGGTTTCTCTTCCCGAACCACCGGTTTCTTTCAAAGATCGGCGTCCCGCACCAAGGTCAACCTCTATGGATCTGCTCCCTCATCACCTTCCGTACGCTTCTCCCTAGACCGTCCCATATCTCCCAGTCGATCCATCTCCGCCACTCCCCGCACTCAGGTCGTGAAGAAGCACACCAATCCTTTGTCGGCGCCCTCGACTCCGAAGCGTAGTTGTATGTGCTCGCCTACAACACATCCTGGCTCCTTCCGATGCAGTCTCCACAAAGGTTTCAACAATCACTCCGCTCCCTACTCCTCCAACCGGCTCAACGCTCGGAGATCAGCGATGACGAATTCGCTGGTCAGAATCGGGACCGTCGAGGGAGACTTGGTGAAGAGGGCTTTGGCTGCTCTGATCCGACCATCGTCTCACCAGCAACGCCGGCGATCGGGTTTCCAGCCAAGGCCCAGCCGACTCTCCAACATGTCGAAAGCCGAGGATTTGTGA
- the LOC117925160 gene encoding protein NUCLEAR FUSION DEFECTIVE 4-like — MVTLKAGSRPPWVGLGAAVWVQIASGNAYTFPLYSHSLKSVLGFNQHQLTMLGVANDIGENVGLLPGVVCNKFPPWVVLSIGAFACFLGYGVLWLALSRTLLSLPFWLLWFALCVATNSSAWLSTSVLVTNMRNFPLSRGTVAGILKGYGGLSAAVYTEIYTTTLHKSSSELLMFLALGVPLICFTMMYFVRPCTPASGEDSAQHGHFLFTQAASVVLGSYLLTTTILNDIFSLSAPISYTFLAAMVLLLMAPLAIPIKMTLNPTNRSKSGILNQPVGSSESMLQGEENADKTEPLLTSSLSTASLGSFHKNDSVSEIDMLLAEGEGAVKKKRRPRRGEDFKFTEALVKVDFWLLFLVYFAGVGSGVTVLNNLAQIGIAQGVHNTTMLLCLFSFCNFLGRLGGGAVSEHFLRSKTIPRTIWMTCTQVIMVITYLLFASALDGTLYAATALLGICYGVQFSIMVPTVSELFGLKHFGIFYNFMSLGNPLGAFLFSGLLAGYVYDNEAAKQQGMNLLNSSVSCLGPNCFRLTFLVLAGVCGVGSILSIILTMRIRPVYQMLYSGGSFRLPQNSDH; from the exons ATGGTGACACTGAAAGCAGGAAGCAGACCGCCATGGGTGGGTTTGGGAGCTGCAGTTTGGGTACAGATTGCATCAGGCAATGCCTACACCTTTCCTCTCTACTCCCATTCTCTCAAATCCGTTTTGGGATTCAACCAGCACCAGCTCACCATGCTCGGCGTCGCCAACGACATCGGCGAGAACGTTGGCCTTCTACCGGGCGTTGTCTGCAACAAGTTCCCTCCTTGGGTTGTTCTTTCGATCGGTGCTTTTGCCTGCTTCCTTGGGTATGGTGTTCTTTGGCTTGCCTTGAGCCGTACTCTTCTGTCCTTACCTTTTTGGTTG TTATGGTTTGCACTTTGTGTTGCCACCAACAGTAGTGCTTGGTTGAGCACATCTGTGCTTGTGACCAACATGAGAAACTTCCCTCTCAGTCGGGGCACAGTAGCAGGCATTCTCAAAGGTTATGGGGGCCTCAGTGCTGCAGTATATACTGAAATTTACACCACAACACTTCACAAATCCTCGTCCGAGCTCTTGATGTTCCTTGCCCTTGGTGTTCCTCTTATATGTTTCACCATGATGTATTTCGTCAGGCCTTGTACTCCAGCTTCTGGGGAAGACTCTGCACAGCATGGCCATTTTCTTTTTACTCAGGCTGCCAGTGTTGTGCTTGGCTCATATCTTCTCACAACTACAATATTGAatgatatattttctttaagtgCTCCAATTTCCTATACTTTTCTTGCTGCAATGGTTCTCCTTCTCATGGCTCCACTAGCAATTCCTATAAAGATGACCTTGAACCCCACAAATCGCAGCAAATCAGGGATACTCAACCAACCAGTTGGGTCTTCAGAAAGTATGCTTCAAGGAGAGGAAAACGCAGACAAAACAGAACCATTGCTGACATCATCTTTGTCAACAGCAAGCCTTGGAAGTTTTCACAAGAATGACAGTGTGTCAGAGATAGATATGCTCCTTGCTGAGGGAGAGGGGGCagtgaagaaaaagagaagaccCCGAAGAGGGGAAGACTTCAAGTTCACTGAAGCTTTAGTCAAGGTTGATTTCTGGCTTCTGTTCTTAGTCTACTTTGCTGGTGTGGGTTCTGGGGTAACTGTTCTCAATAACCTGGCCCAGATAGGGATTGCACAAGGTGTGCATAACACCACAATGTTGTTATGTCTCTTCAGCTTTTGTAATTTCTTGGGCCGTCTTGGTGGAGGTGCTGTTTCTGAACATTTTCTCAG GTCAAAAACAATCCCTCGGACAATTTGGATGACATGCACTCAAGTAATTATGGTCATTACATACCTGCTGTTTGCTTCTGCTCTTGATGGTACCCTCTATGCTGCAACTGCATTACTTGGGATCTGCTATGGTGTTCAATTTTCTATCATGGTCCCAACTGTCTCTGAGCTTTTTGGCTTGAAgcattttggtattttttacaatttcatgTCGCTGGGGAATCCTCTTGGTGCCTTTCTATTCTCTGGTCTCCTTGCAGGGTATGTGTATGATAATGAGGCAGCAAAGCAGCAAGGAATGAATCTACTCAATTCAAGTGTCTCTTGCTTGGGTCCAAATTGTTTTAGACTCACCTTCCTGGTTCTGGCTGGTGTCTGTGGTGTGGGCTCCATCCTGAGCATAATTCTGACCATGAGAATCAGACCTGTTTACCAAATGTTATATTCAGGAGGCTCCTTCAGGCTACCTCAAAATTCAGATCATTGA
- the LOC117925161 gene encoding uncharacterized protein LOC117925161, giving the protein MDWFSWLSKTDLEPSLTYEYGLAFARNELQEEDVVHFNHEFLQSMGISVAKHRLEILKLAKKESGERHNTLSGLLQAISKAKRSFAKCVTKLAFHGDSARSPLPISTSCQGSWRGVLSRKHDSSMELKQGALLLTDGTSAKASGPSDERKLLPITRPSLSGPLNVRVMQDRMLTNGSPRLSGPINGRIMQDRMLTNGSPRLSRPLDATSRSPRLSGPLDRRVHDRSRFTNRSPNLSGPLDGRAQERMPSIANRSPIVSRAVDGRAQEILRTPYRGRSVSGPQDGRMPEGNRPNRSPRLSGPLEGRAMGLDKEKIEGVDGYDSIWATMFQDMKPT; this is encoded by the coding sequence ATGGACTGGTTCTCCTGGTTATCCAAAACTGACCTCGAGCCTTCACTTACTTACGAATATGGCCTCGCTTTTGCTCGCAATGAGCTCCAAGAAGAGGATGTGGTTCATTTCAATCACGAATTCCTCCAGAGTATGGGCATCTCTGTGGCCAAACACAGGCTTGAGATCCTCAAGCTTGCTAAGAAGGAAAGTGGGGAGCGGCACAATACTCTTTCCGGTCTTCTTCAGGCCATCAGCAAAGCCAAGAGGAGCTTCGCCAAGTGTGTTACCAAATTGGCTTTTCATGGGGATTCAGCTCGTTCACCGCTTCCGATTTCGACTTCTTGCCAGGGTTCATGGAGGGGGGTATTGTCAAGGAAGCATGACAGTTCGATGGAGCTCAAGCAAGGGGCGCTGCTGCTCACGGATGGGACCAGCGCAAAAGCATCTGGGCCTTCCGATGAGAGGAAGTTGCTGCCAATTACGAGACCAAGCTTATCTGGGCCTTTGAATGTGAGGGTCATGCAAGATAGGATGCTCACAAATGGCAGCCCAAGGTTATCTGGGCCTATTAATGGAAGGATCATGCAGGATAGAATGCTCACAAACGGGAGCCCAAGATTGTCTCGGCCCCTGGATGCGACAAGCAGGAGCCCAAGGTTATCAGGGCCTCTGGACCGAAGGGTACATGACAGATCGCGGTTCACAAATAGAAGCCCAAACCTATCTGGGCCACTGGATGGAAGGGCCCAAGAGAGGATGCCCAGTATTGCAAACAGAAGCCCAATAGTGTCTAGGGCTGTGGATGGAAGAGCCCAAGAGATATTGAGGACCCCTTATAGGGGAAGAAGCGTATCCGGGCCTCAGGATGGAAGGATGCCAGAGGGGAACCGGCCAAACAGGAGCCCAAGGCTATCGGGGCCTCTGGAGGGAAGGGCCATGGGCCTCGACAAGGAAAAGATTGAAGGAGTAGATGGATATGATTCAATATGGGCGACCATGTTTCAAGATATGAAGCCCACTTGA
- the LOC117924546 gene encoding calcium uptake protein, mitochondrial-like isoform X2: protein MRWEELKVKPPSRRHPVPLLLSSFLTPGTMWMAPLRKSSPSIRRVLIAPSLFNKSDGSSRPLRYYGGSSYDEDKGPDSLLKMLVRWLSSGVLIVGPSLGFCYCSSSDATPLFSFADWSNVAASATQDNGLRHSDSPDSIPVKKPKYLFGDAYRKEVYFKYEKRMRMRSPPEKVFEYFASFRAPNGEVFMTPADLMRAVVPVFPPSESDYVRYGSLRGERVPSDLRYTASQFFMLFDTDNDGLISFPEEIDREEFRRVMALMRSHNRQGAQHRDGLRIGLKVGGSVENGGLLEYFFGKDGKSCLKHGAFVQFLRDLHDEILRLEFAHYDCKSRGTISANDFALSMVASADMRHINKFLRRVDDLNDEPQLRDIRITLEEFKNFAELRKRLQPLSWAIFSYGKVNGQLTKGDFQRAACQVCGISLTDNVVDIIFHIFDANRDGSLSLDEFVRVLQRRERDTSQPREPGFMGLLSCWLSCTTNCSSGNIFLN, encoded by the exons ATGCGTTGGGAAGAACTCAAGGTCAAACCTCCCAG CCGCCGACACCCCGTCCCTCTTCTCCTATCTTCGTTTCTCACACCCGGTACCATGTGGATGGCACCTCTCAGAAAATCCTCACCCTCCATACGCCGAGTCTTGATTGCTCCTTCATTGTTCAACAAATCGGACGGCTCATCACGGCCACTGAGATATTACGGTGGGTCCAGCTACGACGAGGATAAGGGCCCAGACTCCTTACTCAAAATGTTGGTGAGATGGTTGTCATCAGGGGTCCTCATCGTTGGGCCTAGCCTCGGCTTTTGCTATTGTTCGTCTTCAGATGCGACCCCGCTTTTCTCATTCGCTGATTGGTCCAATGTGGCTGCATCCGCCACACAGGATAATGGTCTCCGACACTCTGATTCACCGGACTCCATTCCTGTCAAGAAACCCAAGTACCTCTTTGGAG ATGCATATAGGAAGGAGGTTTATTTTAAGTACGAAAAGCGCATGAGGATGAGAAGTCCCCCTGAAAAG GTTTTCGAGTACTTTGCATCCTTCCGAGCCCCTAATGGGGAGGTATTCATGACGCCCGCTGACTTAATGCGGGCAGTAGTTCCTGTATTTCCCCCGTCTGAATCAGATTATGTTAGATATGGGAGTCTGAGAGGGGAGAGGGTTCCTAGCGACTTACGTTACACCGCTTCACAATTTTTCATGCTTTTTGATACTGATAATGATGGACTTATATCTTTTCCCGA AGAGATAGACAGGGAGGAATTTAGGAGAGTGATGGCTTTGATGCGGAGCCACAATAGGCAAGGGGCTCAACACAGGGATGGGCTACGAATTGGGCTCAAAGTTGGGGGTTCAGTAGAGAATGGGGGTTTGCTGGAGTACTTTTTTGGCAAGGATGGCAAGTCATGCCTTAAGCACGGAGCATTTGTTCAATTCTTAAGAGATTTGCATGATGAG ATCTTACGATTAGAGTTCGCACATTATGATTGCAAGTCACGGGGAACCATCTCAGCCAATGATTTTGCCCTGTCCATGGTTGCATCTGCTGACATGAGGCATATAAACAAGTTTCTTCGCCGGGTTGATGACTTAAATGATGAACCACAACTCAGAGACATACGCATTACACTTGAAGAATTCAAGAATTTTGCAGAGCTACGTAAACGATTGCAGCCCTTGTCTTGGGCAATTTTTAGTTATGGGAAAGTGAATGGGCAGTTGACAAAGGGAGATTTCCAAAGAGCTGCATGCCAA GTGTGTGGTATCTCCCTCACCGATAATGTGGTTGACATAATATTCCATATTTTTGATGCAAACCGCGATGGGAGCTTAAGTTTGGATGAGTTTGTAAGAGTTCTACAAAGAAGGGAAAGGGACACCTCACAACCTAGGGAGCCAGGGTTCATGGGATTGCTATCTTGCTGGTTAAGCTGTACAACAAACTGCTCCTCTGGcaacatttttcttaattga
- the LOC117924546 gene encoding calcium uptake protein, mitochondrial-like isoform X1 encodes MRWEELKVKPPSRRHPVPLLLSSFLTPGTMWMAPLRKSSPSIRRVLIAPSLFNKSDGSSRPLRYYGGSSYDEDKGPDSLLKMLVRWLSSGVLIVGPSLGFCYCSSSDATPLFSFADWSNVAASATQDNGLRHSDSPDSIPVKKPKYLFGDAYRKEVYFKYEKRMRMRSPPEKVFEYFASFRAPNGEVFMTPADLMRAVVPVFPPSESDYVRYGSLRGERVPSDLRYTASQFFMLFDTDNDGLISFPEYIFLVTLLSIPESSFSVAFKMFDLDNNGEIDREEFRRVMALMRSHNRQGAQHRDGLRIGLKVGGSVENGGLLEYFFGKDGKSCLKHGAFVQFLRDLHDEILRLEFAHYDCKSRGTISANDFALSMVASADMRHINKFLRRVDDLNDEPQLRDIRITLEEFKNFAELRKRLQPLSWAIFSYGKVNGQLTKGDFQRAACQVCGISLTDNVVDIIFHIFDANRDGSLSLDEFVRVLQRRERDTSQPREPGFMGLLSCWLSCTTNCSSGNIFLN; translated from the exons ATGCGTTGGGAAGAACTCAAGGTCAAACCTCCCAG CCGCCGACACCCCGTCCCTCTTCTCCTATCTTCGTTTCTCACACCCGGTACCATGTGGATGGCACCTCTCAGAAAATCCTCACCCTCCATACGCCGAGTCTTGATTGCTCCTTCATTGTTCAACAAATCGGACGGCTCATCACGGCCACTGAGATATTACGGTGGGTCCAGCTACGACGAGGATAAGGGCCCAGACTCCTTACTCAAAATGTTGGTGAGATGGTTGTCATCAGGGGTCCTCATCGTTGGGCCTAGCCTCGGCTTTTGCTATTGTTCGTCTTCAGATGCGACCCCGCTTTTCTCATTCGCTGATTGGTCCAATGTGGCTGCATCCGCCACACAGGATAATGGTCTCCGACACTCTGATTCACCGGACTCCATTCCTGTCAAGAAACCCAAGTACCTCTTTGGAG ATGCATATAGGAAGGAGGTTTATTTTAAGTACGAAAAGCGCATGAGGATGAGAAGTCCCCCTGAAAAG GTTTTCGAGTACTTTGCATCCTTCCGAGCCCCTAATGGGGAGGTATTCATGACGCCCGCTGACTTAATGCGGGCAGTAGTTCCTGTATTTCCCCCGTCTGAATCAGATTATGTTAGATATGGGAGTCTGAGAGGGGAGAGGGTTCCTAGCGACTTACGTTACACCGCTTCACAATTTTTCATGCTTTTTGATACTGATAATGATGGACTTATATCTTTTCCCGA GTACATATTTTTGGTCACACTACTCAGCATTCCAGAGTCGAGCTTCTCTGTGGCGTTTAAAATGTTTGATCTTGACAATAATGG AGAGATAGACAGGGAGGAATTTAGGAGAGTGATGGCTTTGATGCGGAGCCACAATAGGCAAGGGGCTCAACACAGGGATGGGCTACGAATTGGGCTCAAAGTTGGGGGTTCAGTAGAGAATGGGGGTTTGCTGGAGTACTTTTTTGGCAAGGATGGCAAGTCATGCCTTAAGCACGGAGCATTTGTTCAATTCTTAAGAGATTTGCATGATGAG ATCTTACGATTAGAGTTCGCACATTATGATTGCAAGTCACGGGGAACCATCTCAGCCAATGATTTTGCCCTGTCCATGGTTGCATCTGCTGACATGAGGCATATAAACAAGTTTCTTCGCCGGGTTGATGACTTAAATGATGAACCACAACTCAGAGACATACGCATTACACTTGAAGAATTCAAGAATTTTGCAGAGCTACGTAAACGATTGCAGCCCTTGTCTTGGGCAATTTTTAGTTATGGGAAAGTGAATGGGCAGTTGACAAAGGGAGATTTCCAAAGAGCTGCATGCCAA GTGTGTGGTATCTCCCTCACCGATAATGTGGTTGACATAATATTCCATATTTTTGATGCAAACCGCGATGGGAGCTTAAGTTTGGATGAGTTTGTAAGAGTTCTACAAAGAAGGGAAAGGGACACCTCACAACCTAGGGAGCCAGGGTTCATGGGATTGCTATCTTGCTGGTTAAGCTGTACAACAAACTGCTCCTCTGGcaacatttttcttaattga
- the LOC117924622 gene encoding protein ALP1-like has product MFGGGGGGAGGGGGGGGGSGNAVINISSGKRKTMEPQQGEYRNRNHLTQLLSTLTSTTSSAYSFLLQNDVVLLPSQTLTLESQISSVSLSLSTLLSLLPNPKSLQPIFVAPPPPPPPPTPQPPQQCWFQRFLSDASADYDSRWVDAFHMSKPSFTLLLRLLSPSLQASMPSLPPNYTLAAALFRLAHGASYRSVGRRFGLDSAGACRAFYVVCKVVNDKLGHMFEFRSDIGRIVVGFGWISLPNCCGVLGFGKFGVDGELLGKDGALMVQALVDSEGRFLDVSAGWSSKLKPDTILHQSALFSGVDESRELLNGPPFELTDGNLIPQYILGDSCLPLLPWLLTPYVRSSEEDSLSSSEQAFNFVHSRGMGLVSTAFCRVRARWQLLAKRWKEECIEFFPFVIVTGCLLHNFLIKCSEPLPDENAGRSKDGELPIYQGKMNESGQRIRDALASHLSRVSLR; this is encoded by the coding sequence ATGTTCGGCGGCGGTGGAGGAGGAGCAGGAGggggaggaggtggtggtggtggtagtgGGAATGCTGTAATCAACATTTCTTCCGGCAAACGCAAGACCATGGAGCCCCAACAAGGAGAGTATCGCAACCGCAACCACCTCACCCAACTCCTCTCCACGCTTACCTCCACCACCTCCTCGGCTTACTCCTTCCTcctccaaaacgacgtcgtccTCCTCCCTTCCCAAACCCTAACCTTAGAATCCCAAATCTCCTCcgtctccctctccctctccacCCTCCTCTCTCTCCTCCCCAACCCCAAATCCCTCCAACCCATTTTCGTTGCTCCTCCTCCGCCTCCGCCACCTCCAACCCCACAGCCGCCGCAGCAGTGCTGGTTCCAGCGCTTCCTCTCCGACGCCTCCGCTGACTACGATTCCCGATGGGTCGACGCCTTTCACATGTCCAAGCCATCCTTCACTCTCCTGCTCAGACTCCTCTCTCCATCTCTACAAGCCTCCATGCCCTCCCTTCCCCCAAATTACACCCTCGCCGCCGCACTCTTCCGCCTGGCCCATGGTGCCTCCTACAGGTCCGTCGGGCGGCGGTTTGGGCTTGACTCTGCCGGAGCTTGTCGTGCTTTTTATGTTGTATGTAAGGTTGTTAATGATAAATTAGGGCATATGTTCGAGTTTCGGTCAGATATAGGGAGGATTGTGGTGGGTTTTGGATGGATATCACTTCCGAATTGTTGTGGGGTTTTGGGATTCGGTAAATTTGGGGTTGATGGCGAATTGTTGGGGAAAGATGGGGCTTTGATGGTACAAGCATTGGTGGATTCAGAAGGGAGGTTCTTGGATGTCTCAGCTGGATGGTCAAGTAAGCTCAAACCCGATACGATTTTGCACCAATCCGCATTGTTTAGCGGTGTCGATGAGTCGAGGGAGTTGCTGAATGGACCACCTTTCGAACTCACTGATGGCAATTTAATACCTCAGTACATATTGGGTGACTCCTGCCTTCCCCTTTTGCCCTGGCTCTTAACACCCTATGTTCGATCAAGTGAGGAAGATAGTCTTAGTTCTTCCGAGCAGGCATTCAATTTCGTGCATAGTCGAGGCATGGGATTGGTCAGTACTGCATTTTGTAGAGTTCGGGCACGGTGGCAGCTTCTGGCGAAGCGGTGGAAAGAGGAGTGCATAGAATTCTTTCCTTTTGTAATTGTCACTGGGTGTTTGCTGCACAATTTTTTAATCAAGTGTAGTGAGCCATTGCCAGATGAAAATGCTGGGAGATCCAAGGACGGAGAGCTTCCTATTTACCAAGGGAAAATGAATGAGAGTGGGCAGAGGATCAGGGATGCACTTGCCTCGCACTTGAGCCGGGTAAGCTTGAGGTGA